A single window of Anopheles moucheti chromosome 2, idAnoMoucSN_F20_07, whole genome shotgun sequence DNA harbors:
- the LOC128297714 gene encoding pre-mRNA-splicing factor RBM22, which produces MAMSKTTNTYNRQNWEDSEFPILCQTCLGDNPYVRMIKERYGKECKICTRPFTIFRWCPGARMRFKKTEICQTCSKLKNVCQTCLLDLEYGLPTQVRDAALKIQDKIPESDVNKEFYIQNIESQLKAGDDNTVAAGTVGKSLAASDMLAKLARTAPYYKRNLPHICSFWVKGECKRGEECPYRHDKPVEPDDPLSEQNIRDRYYGRNDPVADKLMKRAASIPTLEPPEDKTITTLYVGNLGEHITEVDIRDNFYHYGEIRSVSLVPRQQCAFVQYTKRAAAELAAEKTFNKLVLGGKKLTIKWAHSQAKSTAYAQNSTPRGSGGSNRIFDPVPGLPGQLPMPPNPTDYFNLQASEMAVLPPGMKIHQLPPGLIPGAPSYAAMYQQAAGGSSGIPPPTGGSSASDGGTGSSTGSSHSMMPPAMHQQQLHYPSQDPARLGALKK; this is translated from the exons ATGGCTATGtcaaaaaccacaaacaccTACAATCGACAGAACTGGGAAGATTCG GAGTTTCCAATACTTTGCCAAACATGCCTTGGCGACAATCCGTACGTTCGCATG ATAAAGGAACGCTACGGAAAGGAATGTAAAATCTGTACACGCCCTTTTACAATTTTCCGGTGGTGCCCCGGAGCTAGAATGCGTTTCAAGAAAACAGAAATCTGCCAGACATGCAGCAAGCTTAAGAACGTTTGTCAGACATGCCTGTTGGATCTAGAGTACGGTTTGCCAACACAAGTGCGAGACGCTGCGCTCAAAATTCAGGACAAGATTCCAGAAAGTGACGTAAACAAAGAATTCTATATTCAGAACATTGAATCACAGCTGAAGGCTGGTGATGACAATACGGTTGCTGCTGGAACGGTGGGCAAATCGTTGGCGGCAAGTGACATGTTGGCAAAGTTAGCCCGTACCGCGCCCTATTACAAGCGCAATCTACCTCACATCTGTTCATTCTGGGTGAAGGGAGAGTGCAAACGTGGCGAAGAGTGCCCCTACCGACATGACAAACCGGTGGAACCGGATGATCCGCTATCAGAGCAAAACATTCGCGATCGGTACTATGGTCGCAACGATCCGGTAGCAGACAAGCTGATGAAACGGGCCGCCTCGATACCTACACTAGAGCCTCCGGAAGACAAAACTATTACCACGCTGTATGTAGGCAATCTGGGTGAGCACATAACGGAAGTGGATATACGCGACAATTTCTATCATTATGGTGAAATTCGATCTGTGTCACTGGTTCCGAGACAGCAATGTGCTTTCGTGCAGTATACCAAACGTGCAGCTGCAGAGCTAGCTGCAGAAAAGACATTCAATAAGCTTGTGCTTGGTGGGAAGAAACTAACGATCAAGTGGGCACACTCGCAGGCCAAATCGACCGCTTACGCACAGAACTCTACTCCCCGCGGCTCCGGAGGAAGTAACCGAATCTTTGATCCCGTACCCGGGCTCCCCGGACAACTGCCCATGCCTCCCAATCCTACGGATTACTTCAATCTACAAGCATCGGAAATGGCCGTTTTGCCACCGGGAATGAAGATACATCAGCTGCCGCCGGGACTGATTCCAGGAGCTCCAAGTTATGCAGCGATGTATCAGCAAGCCGCTGGTGGTTCCTCTGGTATTCCACCTCCGACGGGGGGTTCAAGCGCTAGCGATGGTGGAACCGGCAGCAGTACTGGTTCTAGTCATTCTATGATGCCACCGGCAATGCATCAGCAGCAATTGCATTATCCGAGTCAGGATCCTGCTCGGTTGGGAGcattgaaaaaataa
- the LOC128297713 gene encoding transmembrane and coiled-coil domains protein 2 isoform X2 yields the protein MTTATMEMLTTATTTTPATGNSSSIASTTVASGGSGSGVAFSSGASLEEMMRGTMPVDYSNLSGVIPLLEEVDGNVTTVSQHSNDSVERTLLPGSSSQPQHGHGHQKGHSRGSSAPQAYDRITTKIACTKELIRKEQEARDSNVNEYLKLAANADKQQLQRIKAVFEKKNQKSANNISQLQKKLESYNKRYKDMQQTQQKQAQQQHFLQPREMLRDVGQGLRNVGGNIRHGVTGLSATVISKPRKFAHLIRNKFGSADNINQLTSTWYTGCAADSELSGIDVASGTEGQQTTPNASGPSGGGGGGQSNQHNTSGPGPGGKYSEHDSECSSVTSDSIPLGSDKHRLSCSQRCVNYKALNELREEYQKLKERLDRVELVQKEVTELSMALENERYRADRLEEQINDLSELHQNERENLKQAIADLEEKVQYQSDERLRDVNEILENCQTRISKMEQLSQQQYVTVEGIYNSNARAVVVKLINVVLTVLQVILLLVATVAGIIVPFLKTRLRVLTTLFCTLVLIAIVRQWPDVRDTGVHLIRILRSQVVSESVT from the exons ATGACTACGGCGACAATGGAAATGTTAACGACAGCGACAACAACCACGCCTGCGACGGGCAATTCCTCCTCGATTGCCAGTACGACCGTAGCCAGCGGAGGTAGTGGAAGTGGTGTTGCATTCAGCTCAGGAGCCAGCCTGGAGGAGATGATGCGAGGCACGATGCCCGTAGATTACAGTAATCTGTCCGGAGTCATACCGTTGCTGGAGGAAGTCGACGGCAACGTGACCACCGTATCGCAGCACAGCAACGATTCGGTCGAGCGTACATTGCTGCCGGGATCGTCTAGTCAGCCCCAGCATGGCCACGGTCATCAGAAGGGACATTCGCGGGGGAGCAGTGCACCGCAGGCGTACGATCGCATCACCACCAAGATTGCCTGCACAAAGGAACTGATCCGGAAGGAGCAGGAAGCGCGCGATTCGAACGTAAACGAGTATCTGAAGCTTGCCGCAAACGCGGACAAACAGCAACTTCAACGCATCAAGGCCGTGTTCGAGAAGAAGAATCAGAAGAGCGCCAACAACATTTCGCAGCTGCAAAAGAAGCTGGAATCCTACAACAAACGCTACAAGGACATGcagcaaacgcaacaaaagcaggcacagcaacaaca ctTTCTACAGCCGCGCGAAATGCTGCGTGACGTGGGGCAGGGTTTGAGAAACGTCGGGGGTAACATTCGGCACGGCGTGACCGGGCTGTCGGCAACTGTGATATCGAAACCACGCAAATTTGCTCATCTTATACGGAACAAGTTTGGCAGTGCGGACAACATTAACCAGCTTACATCCACCTGGTACACCGGGTGTGCGGCCGATAGCGAACTTTCCGGCATAGACGTGGCGAGCGGTACTGAGGGACAGCAAACCACGCCAAATGCGAGCGGTCctagcggtggtggtggtggtgggcagAGCAATCAACACAACACCAGC GGTCCTGGCCCCGGTGGAAAGTACAGTGAGCATGACAGTGAATGTAGCAGCGTCACTAGTGATAGCATACCGCTAGGATCGGACAAACATCGGTTAAGCTGCAGTCAGCGGTGCGTCAATTATAAAGCCCTCAATGAATTGCGCGAAGAGTACCAAAAGTTAAAAGAGCGACTGGACCGGGTCGAGCTGGTGCAGAAGGAAGTGACGGAACTGTCGATGGCACTGGAGAACGAACGGTATCGAGCCGATCGGCTCGAAGAACAGATTAACGATCTGTCGGAGTTGCATCAGAACGAGCGCGAAAATCTGAAGCAAGCGATTGCTGACCTGGAGGAAAAGGTGCAATACCAGAGTGACGAACGGTTGCGGGATGTCAACGAGATCCTCGAAAACTGTCAGACGCGCATTTCGAAGATGGAGCAACTATCGCAGCAACAGTACGTTACGGTGGAAGGCATCTACAACTCGAATGCACGCGCCGTAGTAGTGAAGCTGATCAACGTCGTGCTGACCGTGCTGCAGGTAATCCTGCTGCTGGTTGCAACGGTTGCCGGCATTATAGTGCCATTTCTCAAAACGCGACTACGTGTACTGACGACGCTGTTTTGCACGTTGGTGCTTATAGCCATCGTGCGGCAATGGCCGGACGTACGGGACACCGGTGTACATCTGATCCGGATCCTTCGCAGTCAAGTCGTTAGCGAATCGGTGACCTAG
- the LOC128297713 gene encoding transmembrane and coiled-coil domains protein 2 isoform X1: MTTATMEMLTTATTTTPATGNSSSIASTTVASGGSGSGVAFSSGASLEEMMRGTMPVDYSNLSGVIPLLEEVDGNVTTVSQHSNDSVERTLLPGSSSQPQHGHGHQKGHSRGSSAPQAYDRITTKIACTKELIRKEQEARDSNVNEYLKLAANADKQQLQRIKAVFEKKNQKSANNISQLQKKLESYNKRYKDMQQTQQKQAQQQQSQQQQQHAAATASLLLQQQQQQQAVLLTGGSQTLPPNLQQLAVTTNQQQQQSFLQPREMLRDVGQGLRNVGGNIRHGVTGLSATVISKPRKFAHLIRNKFGSADNINQLTSTWYTGCAADSELSGIDVASGTEGQQTTPNASGPSGGGGGGQSNQHNTSISDSEGRRTHGTTQGQGGGPQQHHHHQQLHGVSSGHRHHGPGPGGKYSEHDSECSSVTSDSIPLGSDKHRLSCSQRCVNYKALNELREEYQKLKERLDRVELVQKEVTELSMALENERYRADRLEEQINDLSELHQNERENLKQAIADLEEKVQYQSDERLRDVNEILENCQTRISKMEQLSQQQYVTVEGIYNSNARAVVVKLINVVLTVLQVILLLVATVAGIIVPFLKTRLRVLTTLFCTLVLIAIVRQWPDVRDTGVHLIRILRSQVVSESVT, translated from the coding sequence ATGACTACGGCGACAATGGAAATGTTAACGACAGCGACAACAACCACGCCTGCGACGGGCAATTCCTCCTCGATTGCCAGTACGACCGTAGCCAGCGGAGGTAGTGGAAGTGGTGTTGCATTCAGCTCAGGAGCCAGCCTGGAGGAGATGATGCGAGGCACGATGCCCGTAGATTACAGTAATCTGTCCGGAGTCATACCGTTGCTGGAGGAAGTCGACGGCAACGTGACCACCGTATCGCAGCACAGCAACGATTCGGTCGAGCGTACATTGCTGCCGGGATCGTCTAGTCAGCCCCAGCATGGCCACGGTCATCAGAAGGGACATTCGCGGGGGAGCAGTGCACCGCAGGCGTACGATCGCATCACCACCAAGATTGCCTGCACAAAGGAACTGATCCGGAAGGAGCAGGAAGCGCGCGATTCGAACGTAAACGAGTATCTGAAGCTTGCCGCAAACGCGGACAAACAGCAACTTCAACGCATCAAGGCCGTGTTCGAGAAGAAGAATCAGAAGAGCGCCAACAACATTTCGCAGCTGCAAAAGAAGCTGGAATCCTACAACAAACGCTACAAGGACATGcagcaaacgcaacaaaagcaggcacagcaacaacagtcccagcaacagcagcagcatgcagCAGCCACGGCCAGCTtgttgctgcagcagcaacagcagcagcaagcggTGCTGCTCACGGGAGGCAGTCAAACGCTACCACCAAATTTGCAGCAGCTGGCGGTTACGAcgaaccaacagcagcagcagagctTTCTACAGCCGCGCGAAATGCTGCGTGACGTGGGGCAGGGTTTGAGAAACGTCGGGGGTAACATTCGGCACGGCGTGACCGGGCTGTCGGCAACTGTGATATCGAAACCACGCAAATTTGCTCATCTTATACGGAACAAGTTTGGCAGTGCGGACAACATTAACCAGCTTACATCCACCTGGTACACCGGGTGTGCGGCCGATAGCGAACTTTCCGGCATAGACGTGGCGAGCGGTACTGAGGGACAGCAAACCACGCCAAATGCGAGCGGTCctagcggtggtggtggtggtgggcagAGCAATCAACACAACACCAGCATTAGCGATAGCGAGGGTCGACGTACACACGGGACAACACAAGGGCAGGGAGGAGGACCACAacagcaccatcaccatcagcaatTGCATGGAGTGTCTTCGGGCCATCGCCATCACGGTCCTGGCCCCGGTGGAAAGTACAGTGAGCATGACAGTGAATGTAGCAGCGTCACTAGTGATAGCATACCGCTAGGATCGGACAAACATCGGTTAAGCTGCAGTCAGCGGTGCGTCAATTATAAAGCCCTCAATGAATTGCGCGAAGAGTACCAAAAGTTAAAAGAGCGACTGGACCGGGTCGAGCTGGTGCAGAAGGAAGTGACGGAACTGTCGATGGCACTGGAGAACGAACGGTATCGAGCCGATCGGCTCGAAGAACAGATTAACGATCTGTCGGAGTTGCATCAGAACGAGCGCGAAAATCTGAAGCAAGCGATTGCTGACCTGGAGGAAAAGGTGCAATACCAGAGTGACGAACGGTTGCGGGATGTCAACGAGATCCTCGAAAACTGTCAGACGCGCATTTCGAAGATGGAGCAACTATCGCAGCAACAGTACGTTACGGTGGAAGGCATCTACAACTCGAATGCACGCGCCGTAGTAGTGAAGCTGATCAACGTCGTGCTGACCGTGCTGCAGGTAATCCTGCTGCTGGTTGCAACGGTTGCCGGCATTATAGTGCCATTTCTCAAAACGCGACTACGTGTACTGACGACGCTGTTTTGCACGTTGGTGCTTATAGCCATCGTGCGGCAATGGCCGGACGTACGGGACACCGGTGTACATCTGATCCGGATCCTTCGCAGTCAAGTCGTTAGCGAATCGGTGACCTAG